One window of the Actinomyces wuliandei genome contains the following:
- a CDS encoding glycosyltransferase family 2 protein — MAPVEAEAMTGERPTGEVPANQVAAVVVTYHPEPSCADLVTALSAQCQWVVVVDNGSSPGELQPLREACARTGAHLAEMGDNLGIAAAQNHGIVRARELGARWVLLSDHDSVPSPGMVDQLLAAFRADQRDDPGGSSRRVAAAGPLVGEDRQGRDQLVYVARRWGPRRATPGELEEPYLTVAFLIASGCLVSVEALDHVGLMREDLFIDHVDLEWGLRARRAGYRLVVATGTPMTHRLGDEVVRLPGRRQPVHVHAPVRSYYLVRNTLILLRSGLLPVAWRVGYTVWLAKYTAFNAVLADRRRQRVSALAHGLVDGLRGRGGARPS; from the coding sequence GTGGCGCCTGTCGAGGCTGAGGCGATGACCGGGGAGCGCCCGACGGGGGAGGTCCCGGCCAACCAGGTGGCCGCCGTGGTCGTCACCTACCACCCGGAACCCTCCTGCGCCGACCTGGTGACGGCCCTGTCCGCCCAGTGCCAGTGGGTTGTCGTGGTGGACAACGGCTCCTCTCCCGGGGAGCTCCAGCCGCTGCGGGAGGCATGCGCGCGTACCGGCGCCCACCTGGCGGAGATGGGGGACAACCTCGGGATCGCGGCTGCCCAGAACCACGGCATCGTGCGGGCACGCGAGCTGGGGGCACGCTGGGTCCTGCTGTCAGACCACGACTCGGTCCCCTCTCCCGGCATGGTGGACCAGCTGCTGGCGGCCTTCAGAGCCGACCAGCGGGACGACCCTGGTGGTAGCAGCCGCAGGGTGGCGGCAGCAGGCCCCCTCGTGGGGGAGGACCGCCAGGGTCGTGACCAGCTGGTCTACGTGGCCCGGCGCTGGGGCCCGCGCCGAGCCACGCCGGGGGAGCTGGAGGAGCCCTACCTGACGGTCGCCTTCCTCATCGCCTCCGGGTGCCTGGTGTCGGTGGAGGCGCTGGACCACGTCGGCCTCATGAGGGAGGACCTCTTCATCGACCACGTCGACCTGGAGTGGGGCCTGAGGGCGCGGCGCGCGGGCTACCGCCTGGTGGTGGCCACCGGCACGCCGATGACGCACCGCCTGGGTGACGAGGTGGTCCGGCTGCCCGGGCGTCGTCAGCCGGTACACGTCCACGCCCCTGTGCGCAGCTACTACCTGGTGCGCAACACGCTGATCCTGCTGCGCTCGGGCCTGCTCCCGGTGGCGTGGAGGGTCGGCTACACGGTCTGGCTGGCCAAGTACACGGCCTTCAACGCGGTCCTGGCTGACCGTCGTCGGCAGCGGGTCTCAGCACTGGCCCACGGGCTGGTGGACGGGCTGCGGGGACGGGGTGGAGCCCGTCCGTCCTGA
- a CDS encoding DNA-methyltransferase, giving the protein MTLHPVPAPAPPVPEDPARALALLLEEGVTWGDSSQWLPVLPEGSVDLFFTSPPYADQRAYSRVHPDRYVEWFLPFARSMYKATSETGSLVINIKNRVAKDGPLKGQRHPYVFQLVLALQNMGWRWIEEYIWSKPNAIPGRFGPRTKDAFEHVFHFARGPRPYFDLDAVRVPYKTTPEEIRRRRQDTRGRRSTEAGFGRNRVTTYAHGGADPGNVIPVSQTYNQHRGVTHTAPMPEGLAEFFVKAMTPGNGVVIDPFAGSGTTAVVARRLGRQAGGLELHEQYALAARERIAADATLLTPVQAG; this is encoded by the coding sequence GTGACGCTTCATCCTGTCCCTGCTCCTGCCCCCCCGGTCCCCGAGGACCCCGCTCGTGCGCTCGCCCTCCTCCTTGAGGAGGGCGTGACATGGGGTGACTCCTCGCAGTGGCTGCCGGTGCTGCCCGAGGGCAGTGTCGACCTGTTCTTCACCTCCCCGCCCTATGCCGACCAACGGGCCTACAGCCGTGTGCACCCTGACCGCTACGTCGAGTGGTTCCTGCCCTTCGCCCGGTCGATGTACAAGGCCACGAGCGAGACGGGCTCACTCGTCATCAACATCAAGAACCGCGTCGCCAAGGACGGGCCGCTCAAGGGGCAGCGTCACCCCTACGTGTTCCAGCTCGTCCTGGCCCTCCAGAACATGGGCTGGCGGTGGATCGAGGAGTACATCTGGTCCAAGCCCAACGCGATCCCCGGCAGGTTCGGCCCCCGCACAAAGGACGCCTTCGAGCACGTGTTCCACTTCGCACGCGGTCCCAGGCCCTACTTCGACCTCGACGCGGTCCGTGTGCCCTACAAGACGACACCTGAGGAGATCAGGCGGCGCAGGCAGGACACCCGTGGCCGTCGCTCCACCGAGGCAGGGTTCGGCCGCAACCGGGTGACAACCTATGCCCACGGCGGAGCCGATCCCGGTAACGTCATCCCGGTGAGTCAGACCTACAACCAGCACCGGGGCGTCACCCACACGGCCCCCATGCCCGAGGGCCTGGCCGAGTTCTTCGTCAAGGCCATGACGCCTGGCAACGGCGTCGTCATCGACCCCTTCGCCGGCAGCGGCACGACGGCAGTCGTCGCCCGGCGCCTGGGGCGTCAGGCCGGAGGGCTGGAGCTGCATGAGCAGTACGCGCTGGCCGCCCGCGAGCGTATTGCCGCTGATGCGACGCTCCTCACCCCGGTACAGGCAGGCTAG
- a CDS encoding glycosyltransferase — translation MDQQAGTGTGSISPMRIAQVSAHYPPNFVSGGTLVPQRIARLTAAQGHDSFVYAGYLDDRRRPLETWTETDEAGVAVTWLVTTPWTGWDDPFNYDNPGAAQAFARWLEGVRPDVVHVHSLQTLGVGLVEAARASGARVVLTMHDFWWFCSRQFLVDHQMHPCSLVVECGSCDCDSHPRLRGRRERLRRALEAVDLVLAPSHSAARVLVANGVDPDRVRVNENGLPDAQLERLGASPRPRVGTGPLRVMYAGGDQEMKGIDVLTRSARLVGEHSGLLLDAYGVRRTRPGLPSWFRPRPSFSPDSLLEVLGDHDLLVLPSVMRESHSILTREALAAGLGVVCTDTLGPEEAVAEGVNGHVVPAGDAQALAEVLHRLAQDPARARRLTGQGAASPIRSFTQQGGELLSIYEEVRDDAFGSPEAVREPEEHRDIARAQAQLLRRVLFIVGIDGAPLRYRAYLPAEALRMRGHEVEVRHYRDPRLREEVLQADAVVLYRVPATTQVLDLVTAVKERPGAVPVLYDVDDLIFDPSLRGQLKGLEGLSAREERLWWHGVERYRTTLEACDGFIGSTEVLCQEATRLAHLPAYRYANGVGALLARASDRVIREDDMAARGARTPPARVVSARAMRGIPGATGAQAVGSAEQDRSGAGSEDNADRGSSETTVSIGYFSGTTTHDADWAAVEPAVVAVMRRHPHVRLVLGGHLRPTKALSPLAERVSTVPFTSWLELPRVLRDTDICLAPLTGDSVFNEAKSAIKWLEAALVGRPVVAAATGPFQEVVEHGRTGMLATTTEQWEEALEELIGSQALRSRMGAMARREALLELSPLTQGRAYEKILVQAALRLRLEGRRQPSSWVPVADDEPFAAAPIALDPYGEDQAPAAVPAPAAAARASRLLWQARAVARTEGTGTVVRLAATHVARRTARGLARYLRS, via the coding sequence ATGGACCAGCAGGCAGGTACGGGTACCGGTAGCATCAGCCCCATGCGGATCGCCCAGGTTTCTGCCCACTATCCCCCGAACTTCGTCTCCGGGGGCACTCTCGTGCCGCAGAGGATAGCGCGCCTGACAGCCGCGCAGGGCCACGACTCCTTCGTCTATGCCGGCTACCTGGACGACCGACGCCGTCCCCTGGAGACCTGGACCGAGACCGACGAGGCCGGGGTGGCGGTGACCTGGCTGGTCACGACTCCGTGGACGGGCTGGGACGACCCGTTCAACTACGACAACCCCGGTGCGGCTCAGGCCTTCGCCCGGTGGCTGGAGGGGGTCCGGCCTGACGTGGTGCACGTCCACTCCCTGCAGACTCTCGGGGTCGGGCTCGTGGAGGCGGCCAGGGCGTCGGGCGCCCGGGTCGTGCTGACCATGCACGACTTCTGGTGGTTCTGCTCCCGGCAGTTCCTGGTCGATCACCAGATGCACCCCTGCTCCCTGGTCGTAGAGTGCGGCTCCTGCGACTGCGACTCCCACCCGCGCCTGCGGGGACGGCGCGAGCGGCTTCGCCGAGCCCTGGAGGCTGTGGACCTCGTCCTGGCGCCCTCCCACTCAGCGGCACGGGTGCTGGTCGCCAACGGCGTGGACCCGGACAGGGTGCGGGTCAACGAGAACGGCCTGCCTGACGCCCAGCTGGAGCGCCTCGGAGCCTCGCCCCGGCCACGAGTCGGCACGGGGCCGCTGCGGGTCATGTACGCGGGCGGGGACCAGGAGATGAAGGGCATCGACGTCCTGACCCGTAGCGCCCGGCTGGTCGGTGAGCACAGCGGGCTGCTCCTGGACGCCTACGGGGTCAGGAGGACCCGCCCAGGCCTGCCCTCCTGGTTCCGCCCCCGCCCGTCCTTCAGCCCCGACAGCCTCCTGGAGGTCCTGGGCGACCACGACCTGCTGGTCCTGCCCTCCGTCATGCGCGAGTCCCACTCCATCCTCACCCGCGAGGCACTGGCCGCCGGCCTGGGCGTGGTGTGCACCGACACCCTCGGGCCGGAGGAGGCCGTGGCCGAGGGGGTCAACGGCCACGTCGTCCCGGCCGGGGACGCCCAGGCCCTGGCGGAGGTGCTGCACCGTCTCGCCCAGGACCCGGCGCGGGCACGGAGGCTGACCGGTCAGGGCGCCGCCTCGCCGATCCGCTCCTTCACCCAGCAGGGGGGCGAGCTGCTCAGCATCTACGAGGAGGTGCGCGACGACGCCTTCGGCTCCCCCGAGGCGGTGCGCGAGCCGGAGGAGCACCGTGACATCGCACGGGCACAGGCCCAGCTCCTGCGGCGGGTGCTCTTCATCGTCGGTATCGATGGCGCGCCACTGCGCTACCGCGCCTACCTTCCCGCCGAGGCGCTGCGGATGCGAGGCCACGAGGTCGAGGTGCGCCACTACCGCGACCCGCGCCTTCGTGAGGAGGTCCTCCAGGCGGACGCCGTCGTGCTGTACAGGGTGCCGGCGACCACGCAGGTGCTGGACCTTGTCACCGCAGTCAAGGAGCGCCCGGGAGCGGTCCCGGTCCTCTACGACGTTGACGACCTCATCTTCGACCCCTCCCTGCGCGGCCAGCTCAAGGGACTGGAGGGCCTGTCCGCCCGGGAGGAGCGGCTGTGGTGGCACGGTGTCGAGCGCTACCGCACCACCCTGGAAGCCTGTGACGGGTTTATCGGCTCAACCGAGGTGCTGTGCCAGGAGGCGACCCGACTGGCCCACCTCCCCGCCTACCGTTACGCCAACGGGGTGGGAGCCCTCCTGGCCCGGGCCTCGGACAGGGTGATCCGGGAGGACGACATGGCAGCACGGGGAGCCCGCACTCCTCCGGCGCGCGTCGTGTCGGCTCGCGCCATGAGGGGGATACCCGGGGCCACAGGCGCGCAGGCTGTCGGTAGCGCCGAGCAGGACAGGAGCGGTGCGGGCAGCGAGGACAACGCAGACCGTGGGAGCAGCGAGACCACCGTCTCTATCGGGTACTTCTCCGGAACGACGACGCACGACGCGGACTGGGCGGCGGTAGAGCCCGCAGTGGTCGCTGTCATGAGGCGCCACCCGCACGTCCGGCTCGTCCTGGGCGGCCACCTCCGCCCGACCAAGGCCCTCTCGCCACTGGCCGAGCGAGTCTCCACGGTCCCCTTCACCTCCTGGCTGGAGCTGCCACGGGTGCTGCGGGACACCGACATCTGCCTGGCGCCCCTGACGGGGGACTCGGTGTTCAACGAGGCCAAGTCGGCTATCAAGTGGCTGGAGGCCGCACTGGTGGGCCGCCCGGTTGTCGCGGCTGCCACGGGTCCCTTTCAGGAGGTGGTCGAGCACGGCCGCACCGGGATGCTGGCCACGACCACCGAGCAGTGGGAGGAGGCCCTGGAGGAGCTGATCGGCTCCCAGGCCCTGCGCTCCCGGATGGGGGCGATGGCGCGGCGGGAAGCCCTGCTGGAGCTGTCACCGTTGACCCAGGGCCGCGCCTACGAGAAGATCCTGGTCCAGGCCGCGCTGCGCCTGCGCCTGGAGGGCCGTCGGCAGCCCTCCTCCTGGGTCCCTGTGGCAGATGACGAGCCTTTCGCCGCAGCCCCCATCGCCCTGGACCCCTACGGTGAGGACCAGGCCCCCGCAGCTGTGCCCGCCCCGGCTGCCGCCGCCCGCGCCAGCCGGCTCCTGTGGCAGGCCAGGGCCGTGGCCCGCACGGAGGGGACTGGCACCGTGGTGAGGCTCGCTGCCACACACGTCGCCAGGCGCACCGCCCGGGGCCTGGCCCGCTACCTGCGCAGCTAG
- a CDS encoding glycosyltransferase family 2 protein has product MSGVTVIVADGVWDARRERPEGPTGATVESFRQVASDGDRLLVGSWWGCADRVETDYALLLRAGDTLEPGALRALEEFARARRVRLVTADRIEDGQIRRCQRWSPALFEQFPYTGRLMLVEASVLAQVVDTALQEPLSEWDMQLRLVDAAAGADHCPVVAVNQATPVRAGGLADRVTTVQAHLARAGRSAELVSAGPTGMPQVRARTTKAHLVSVIVPTAFSRRELEDGTVRTLVECLLTGILVTVGPRRCEVVLVVDDQADSRSVERCRSLWPGTLRVVTTRGPFNFSAAVNAGAAASRGEVLLLLNDDVEPCHGGWLDQMLGVLERPGTAVVGARLLLGDGRIQHLGVVCPPGGLPMHPRVFEEDRTSHPMAQADVEYLAVTGACLMCRREDFEAVGGMDERLPLNFNDIDLCLRMVARGGSVVCVNSVRMVHRESSTRRPQILPEERAAVEGWYPLTATDPHIEYWG; this is encoded by the coding sequence ATGAGTGGTGTCACCGTCATTGTCGCCGACGGCGTCTGGGACGCAAGGCGGGAGAGGCCGGAAGGTCCCACCGGGGCGACCGTGGAGAGCTTTCGCCAAGTTGCCTCCGACGGGGACCGTCTGCTCGTGGGGTCGTGGTGGGGGTGTGCGGACCGGGTAGAGACTGACTACGCCCTGCTGCTGCGTGCGGGTGACACGCTTGAGCCGGGTGCGCTGCGCGCTCTGGAGGAGTTCGCCCGGGCGCGCAGGGTCCGCCTGGTGACCGCCGACCGGATCGAGGACGGCCAGATCCGCCGGTGCCAGCGCTGGTCCCCTGCCCTGTTCGAGCAGTTCCCCTACACCGGGCGTCTCATGCTGGTGGAGGCCTCGGTGCTGGCCCAGGTGGTGGACACCGCCCTCCAGGAGCCACTCAGTGAGTGGGACATGCAGCTGCGCCTGGTTGACGCGGCTGCTGGCGCCGACCACTGCCCGGTCGTGGCGGTCAACCAGGCCACCCCGGTGCGCGCCGGAGGCCTGGCTGACCGCGTCACCACCGTCCAGGCTCACCTCGCCCGTGCGGGCAGGAGCGCCGAGCTGGTCAGCGCGGGTCCGACAGGCATGCCGCAGGTGCGTGCCCGTACCACGAAGGCCCACCTGGTCTCTGTCATCGTCCCGACCGCCTTCTCCCGCCGTGAGCTGGAGGACGGTACCGTGCGTACGCTCGTGGAGTGCCTGCTGACAGGGATCCTGGTCACTGTCGGCCCTCGGCGTTGCGAGGTGGTCCTGGTCGTGGACGACCAGGCCGACTCCCGGTCCGTGGAACGGTGCCGGAGCCTGTGGCCGGGGACGTTGCGGGTGGTGACCACCCGGGGGCCCTTTAACTTCTCTGCTGCTGTCAACGCTGGCGCCGCTGCCTCACGCGGGGAGGTCCTTCTTCTGCTCAACGACGACGTCGAGCCGTGCCACGGCGGCTGGCTGGACCAGATGCTGGGGGTCCTGGAGCGTCCGGGCACCGCCGTGGTCGGTGCCCGCCTGCTGCTGGGAGATGGCAGGATCCAGCACCTTGGAGTGGTGTGCCCCCCCGGGGGGCTGCCGATGCATCCCCGGGTCTTCGAGGAGGACAGGACCTCCCACCCCATGGCCCAGGCGGACGTGGAGTACCTGGCGGTGACCGGTGCCTGCCTCATGTGCCGTCGGGAGGACTTTGAGGCCGTGGGTGGCATGGACGAGAGACTGCCGCTGAACTTCAACGACATCGACCTGTGCCTGCGCATGGTGGCCCGGGGTGGCAGCGTGGTGTGCGTCAACAGCGTGAGGATGGTCCACCGCGAGTCCTCGACCCGCCGTCCCCAGATCCTCCCGGAAGAGAGGGCGGCTGTGGAGGGCTGGTACCCGCTGACGGCTACGGACCCCCACATTGAGTACTGGGGCTGA
- a CDS encoding sugar nucleotide-binding protein has product MTSETARPLRVETTPIPGFLRIDLPVHGDSRGWFKENWQREKMLALGLPDFGPVQNNISFNHEVGVTRGIHAEPWDKYVSVASGRVFGAWVDLREGPTFGTLYTCEIDPSVAVYVPRGVGNAYQTLEPATAYTYLVNDHWLPDARYTFLNLADSSVAVPWPIPLEKAVLSDKDRSHPPLEEVPPFPAPGASLPGAAPRTRGADSDAATVAGDEPHASRPDSGSRPGSRVLVTGAHGQLGRELMRQLPEAGYEATGVDLPEVDISDASALEGFPWGDYDVVVNAAAWTNVDGAETPEGRRLSWRANATGPANLARAATAHGLVLVHVSSEYVFDGTAQVHAEEEPASPLGVYGQSKAGGDAAVAATTRHYLVRTSWVVGEGGNFVRTMARLAAQGVKPKVVDDQVGRLTFTTDLAAGIIHLLGTGAPYGTYNLSGEGAVVSWADVARRVYELTGHSAQDVTPVSTEEYFADQDVAPRPLVSTLDLSKIESTGFVPADSMQRLEDYVRSL; this is encoded by the coding sequence ATGACTTCTGAGACCGCCAGGCCCCTGCGGGTCGAGACCACGCCGATTCCTGGCTTCCTGCGGATAGACCTGCCTGTGCACGGGGACAGCAGGGGCTGGTTCAAGGAGAACTGGCAGCGCGAGAAGATGCTCGCCCTGGGACTGCCGGACTTTGGCCCGGTGCAGAACAACATCTCCTTCAACCACGAGGTGGGGGTGACCCGAGGTATCCACGCGGAGCCGTGGGACAAGTACGTCTCGGTGGCCTCGGGGCGCGTCTTCGGGGCCTGGGTGGACCTGCGCGAGGGGCCGACCTTCGGGACGCTCTACACCTGTGAGATCGACCCCTCCGTGGCGGTCTACGTGCCTCGCGGCGTGGGTAACGCCTACCAGACCCTGGAGCCTGCCACCGCCTACACCTACCTGGTCAACGACCACTGGCTGCCTGACGCCCGCTACACCTTCCTCAACCTTGCCGACAGCTCGGTGGCCGTGCCCTGGCCGATCCCTCTGGAGAAGGCGGTGCTGTCAGACAAGGACCGCTCGCACCCGCCGCTGGAGGAGGTGCCGCCCTTTCCGGCGCCGGGGGCGTCGCTGCCAGGAGCCGCCCCCCGTACCCGTGGTGCGGACAGCGACGCTGCCACGGTGGCCGGGGACGAGCCGCACGCCTCCCGTCCCGACAGCGGGAGCAGGCCGGGCAGCAGGGTACTGGTGACCGGTGCGCACGGCCAGCTCGGTCGTGAGCTCATGCGTCAGCTGCCAGAGGCCGGGTACGAGGCCACGGGCGTGGACCTTCCCGAGGTGGACATCTCTGACGCCTCTGCCCTGGAGGGCTTCCCGTGGGGTGACTACGACGTCGTCGTCAATGCTGCGGCGTGGACGAACGTGGACGGCGCCGAGACCCCTGAGGGGCGTCGGCTGTCCTGGAGGGCCAACGCCACCGGTCCGGCCAATCTGGCCAGGGCTGCCACCGCCCACGGCCTGGTACTGGTGCACGTCTCCAGTGAGTACGTCTTTGACGGGACCGCCCAGGTCCACGCAGAGGAGGAGCCCGCCAGCCCCCTGGGCGTCTACGGGCAGTCCAAGGCGGGAGGCGACGCTGCCGTGGCTGCCACCACGCGTCACTACCTGGTGCGCACCTCCTGGGTGGTGGGTGAGGGCGGCAACTTCGTGCGCACGATGGCCCGGCTGGCAGCCCAGGGGGTGAAGCCTAAGGTCGTGGACGACCAGGTAGGACGCCTGACCTTCACCACCGACCTGGCGGCGGGCATCATCCACCTCCTGGGGACGGGGGCGCCCTACGGAACCTACAACCTCTCTGGTGAGGGGGCGGTGGTCTCCTGGGCGGACGTGGCCAGGAGGGTCTACGAGCTGACCGGGCACAGCGCCCAGGATGTCACCCCGGTCAGCACGGAGGAGTACTTCGCGGACCAGGACGTGGCACCTCGCCCCCTCGTGTCCACGCTGGACCTGTCCAAGATTGAGTCCACAGGTTTTGTCCCCGCCGACTCGATGCAACGCCTGGAGGACTACGTCCGGTCCCTGTAG
- the rfbA gene encoding glucose-1-phosphate thymidylyltransferase RfbA: MRGIILAGGSGTRLNPITLGTSKQLVPVYDKPMIYYPLSTLMLAGIQDVLVITTPHDAPSFHRLLGDGSQLGVSLSYTVQEVPNGLAQAFVLGAEFIGDDSAALVLGDNIFYGPGMGTQLRRHTSPEGGVVYAYQVADPSAYGVVEFDQDLRALSIEEKPTHPKSDYAVPGLYFYDNDVVEIARNLRPSARGEYEITDINRTYLEAGRLSVEVLPRGTAWLDTGTFDSLADATAFVRTVEARQGMKVGAPEEVAWRMGFINDEGLRRRAEPLVKSGYGQYLLDLLERERRG; the protein is encoded by the coding sequence ATGCGAGGCATCATCCTGGCCGGAGGCTCCGGCACACGACTTAACCCGATCACCCTGGGCACCTCCAAGCAGCTGGTACCGGTCTACGACAAGCCGATGATCTACTACCCGCTGAGCACCCTTATGCTTGCGGGCATCCAGGACGTGCTCGTCATCACGACACCTCACGACGCCCCCAGCTTCCACCGCCTGCTGGGTGACGGCTCTCAGCTAGGCGTCAGCCTCTCCTACACGGTGCAGGAGGTTCCCAACGGGCTGGCACAGGCCTTCGTCCTGGGAGCAGAGTTCATCGGGGACGACAGCGCCGCCCTGGTCCTGGGCGACAACATCTTCTACGGCCCGGGGATGGGGACCCAGCTGCGTCGCCACACCAGCCCGGAGGGCGGGGTCGTCTACGCCTACCAGGTAGCCGACCCCTCCGCCTACGGCGTCGTGGAGTTCGACCAGGACCTCAGGGCTCTGTCCATCGAGGAGAAGCCGACGCACCCGAAGTCGGACTACGCCGTGCCCGGTCTGTACTTCTACGACAACGACGTGGTGGAGATCGCACGTAACCTCAGGCCCTCGGCACGTGGAGAGTACGAGATCACCGACATCAATCGCACCTACCTTGAGGCAGGTCGGCTCAGCGTCGAGGTCCTGCCACGGGGGACGGCCTGGCTGGACACCGGGACCTTCGACTCCCTGGCGGACGCCACAGCCTTCGTACGCACGGTCGAGGCGCGTCAGGGCATGAAGGTCGGCGCCCCTGAGGAGGTCGCCTGGCGCATGGGCTTTATCAATGACGAGGGGCTGCGCCGACGTGCCGAGCCGCTGGTGAAGTCCGGCTACGGACAGTACCTGCTGGACCTGCTGGAGCGTGAGCGCCGGGGCTAG
- the manA gene encoding mannose-6-phosphate isomerase, class I, giving the protein MMRLEAARQRYDWGSATAIPRLLGVPSDGCPWAEAWYGAHAAGPTLVAGGQPLAQVLQHDPERLLGDDIIRRFGAQLPFLVKLIAPARVLSLQVHPSQEQAAQGYALEEEAGVAMDSPDRNYKDPNHKPEMVLALTQFEAVAGFRAPRRAAEVLADLDSPLARRMRRTLRLNPTRFGIRQVFTDLVSAGTRPQEDAVAALVEEISERVEAGRSPSRRVDSNVLEMSRSFPGDPGIAAALLLNPVTLQPGEALFVPAGSVHAYVSGLGVEVMASSDNVLRAGLTAKHVDVAGVLACVSYVAAPPVRPAPEYLSRATRAYYAPVDDFELMVTSVVPTDGRLQVPGRGPRIVLAVQGSAVLTTAAGQLGLDRGQAAFVGADERTLSVEGNGTLVQADVP; this is encoded by the coding sequence ATGATGCGTCTCGAGGCTGCCCGGCAGCGTTATGACTGGGGCTCTGCCACAGCCATTCCCAGGCTGCTCGGCGTGCCCTCCGACGGCTGCCCCTGGGCTGAGGCGTGGTATGGCGCCCACGCAGCGGGACCGACGTTGGTGGCAGGTGGACAGCCTCTGGCGCAGGTCCTCCAGCATGACCCTGAGCGGCTGCTGGGCGACGACATCATCCGCCGGTTCGGCGCCCAGCTGCCGTTCCTCGTCAAGCTCATCGCCCCGGCCCGTGTCCTGTCCCTCCAGGTCCACCCGAGCCAGGAGCAGGCGGCTCAGGGCTACGCCCTGGAGGAGGAGGCAGGCGTGGCGATGGACAGCCCGGACCGCAACTACAAGGACCCCAACCACAAGCCGGAGATGGTGCTGGCGCTGACGCAGTTTGAGGCGGTGGCGGGGTTCCGGGCACCTCGGCGTGCCGCCGAGGTCCTTGCCGACCTGGACAGCCCCCTGGCGCGACGCATGCGGCGCACGCTGAGGCTCAATCCCACCCGCTTCGGCATCCGCCAGGTCTTTACGGACCTGGTCTCGGCAGGTACCCGGCCGCAGGAGGACGCGGTCGCAGCTCTTGTCGAGGAGATCTCCGAGCGCGTGGAAGCCGGCCGTTCCCCGTCCCGCAGGGTGGACTCCAACGTGCTGGAGATGTCGCGCAGCTTTCCGGGTGACCCTGGTATCGCCGCAGCGCTCCTGCTTAACCCTGTGACTCTTCAGCCCGGGGAGGCACTGTTCGTCCCTGCGGGCAGTGTCCACGCCTATGTCAGCGGCCTGGGGGTGGAGGTCATGGCCTCCTCCGACAACGTGCTGCGGGCTGGCCTGACCGCCAAGCACGTTGACGTCGCCGGGGTCCTGGCCTGCGTGAGCTACGTGGCGGCACCGCCAGTACGTCCCGCTCCCGAGTACCTGTCACGCGCGACCCGCGCCTACTACGCTCCCGTGGACGACTTCGAACTCATGGTCACCTCTGTCGTGCCGACGGACGGCCGTCTTCAGGTGCCTGGCCGGGGGCCACGGATCGTGCTGGCGGTCCAGGGATCCGCCGTGCTGACGACAGCGGCGGGACAGCTGGGGCTCGACCGTGGGCAGGCTGCCTTTGTCGGCGCCGACGAGCGGACCCTCTCGGTGGAGGGGAACGGGACCCTGGTCCAGGCTGACGTCCCCTGA
- a CDS encoding TIGR03089 family protein has product MYAQLLETLPTTHDSDRPWLVCYGPDQRVELTGHVLSMWHAKIAGLITNEVLFGDGIHVGTGVHWRGLTWACGAWLAGQHVLVGTADAVRAAGLSPGLSVALDDEQLCPDAEVQVLAPPQSLALRWPAPLPPLVLDGVADLMAYPDHYVSPPGTAAPPNLLTQLDRLGGRTPWSEEDLLGTPRHQDHRSCCGPGPETRAPGPAPAPARPADGRQAVLVHESTLAPALRGVLAAWRAGRVAVLLMEGAGKAVAEAAARQEGATR; this is encoded by the coding sequence ATGTATGCGCAACTTCTTGAGACCCTCCCCACCACCCATGACTCAGATAGGCCGTGGCTGGTTTGTTATGGGCCAGACCAGCGAGTCGAGCTCACTGGGCACGTGCTGTCCATGTGGCACGCCAAGATAGCAGGACTGATCACTAATGAGGTGCTTTTCGGAGATGGAATTCACGTAGGAACCGGGGTTCACTGGCGGGGACTGACATGGGCCTGCGGAGCGTGGCTCGCAGGCCAGCACGTCCTGGTCGGCACCGCAGACGCAGTCCGGGCAGCAGGTCTGTCACCAGGGCTCAGCGTGGCCTTGGACGACGAGCAGCTGTGCCCCGACGCCGAGGTCCAGGTGCTCGCACCGCCCCAGTCGCTGGCGCTGCGGTGGCCCGCGCCACTACCGCCGCTGGTGCTCGACGGCGTCGCTGACCTCATGGCCTACCCGGACCACTACGTTTCCCCTCCCGGGACCGCCGCCCCGCCTAACCTCCTGACTCAGCTGGACCGGCTGGGTGGACGCACCCCATGGTCCGAGGAAGACCTCTTAGGGACCCCCCGTCACCAGGACCACCGGAGCTGCTGCGGTCCCGGCCCCGAAACCCGAGCCCCGGGTCCGGCGCCAGCCCCGGCACGGCCTGCCGACGGTCGGCAGGCCGTGCTGGTGCACGAGAGCACCCTGGCACCAGCCCTGCGCGGGGTCCTGGCCGCCTGGCGAGCAGGTCGAGTGGCAGTGCTGCTCATGGAGGGAGCGGGAAAGGCCGTCGCAGAGGCAGCCGCACGCCAGGAAGGAGCGACCCGATAG
- a CDS encoding WhiB family transcriptional regulator: MWNILGDGPLTRPEEPDTEALLFLFGGGDDLDEGPLAWQERALCAQTDPEAFFPEKGGSTREAKRVCATCEVREECLEYALANDERFGIWGGLSERERRKLKRRAV, from the coding sequence ATGTGGAACATCCTCGGCGACGGGCCACTGACACGTCCAGAGGAGCCTGACACCGAGGCGTTGCTGTTCCTTTTCGGCGGTGGTGATGATCTTGACGAGGGTCCCCTGGCGTGGCAGGAGCGTGCTCTGTGCGCCCAGACGGACCCGGAGGCCTTCTTCCCCGAGAAGGGCGGCTCCACCCGTGAGGCCAAGCGCGTCTGTGCGACCTGTGAGGTGCGGGAGGAGTGCCTTGAGTACGCCCTCGCCAACGACGAGCGCTTCGGTATCTGGGGCGGACTGTCTGAGCGTGAACGCCGCAAGCTCAAGCGTCGCGCGGTATGA